Sequence from the Pseudomonas sp. 7SR1 genome:
TCTTGTAGACCGGCGAACGCTGGGCCGAGTCGATCACCGACTGCGGCACACCATCGGCCAGGGCCTGGCGGATCACCGCCGGGTCGTTGGGGTCGAGGAAAATCTCCAGTTGCTTCTCGTACAGGTCCTTCTCATCGGCGGTGCTTGCCACTTCGCTGATGCGGTCGGCGTCGTACAGCAGCACGCCGAGGTAACGGATCCGGCCGACGCAGGTTTCGGCGCACACCGTCGGCATCCCCGCCTCGATGCGCGGGTAGCAGAAGATGCATTTCTCCGACTTGCCGCTCTTCCAGTTGAAGTAGATCTTCTTGTAAGGGCAGCCGCTGATGCACATGCGCCAGCCGCGGCACTTCTCCTGGTCGATCAGGACGATGCCGTCTTCCTCGCGCTTGTAGATCGCCCCGCTCGGGCAGGATGCCGCGCACGCCGGGTTCAGGCAGTGCTCGCACAGGCGCGGCAAGTACATCATGAAGGTGTTTTCGTACTCGCCGTAGATGTCCGCCTGGACCTTGTCGAAGTTCTTGTCCTTGCGCCGCTTGGCGAATTCGGTACCGAGGATCTCCTCCCAGTTCGGGCCCCACTCGATCTTTTCCATGCGCTTGCCGGACACCACCGAACGCGGCCGTGCGGTGGGTTGATGTTCGCCCAGTGGCGCGGTGTGCAGGTGCTGGTAGTCGAAATCGAACGGCTCGTAGTAATCGTCCAGGCTGGGCAGGTCCGGGTTGGCGAAGATGTTCGCCAGCACACGGAACTTGCCGCCGATGCGCGGGTTGATCGAACCGTCGGCGTTGCGGACCCAGCCGCCCTTCCACTTGTCCTGGTTCTCCCATTCCTTTGGGTAGCCGATGCCCGGCTTGGACTCGACGTTGTTGAACCAGGCGTATTCCATCCCTTCGCGGCTGGTCCAGACGTTCTTGCAGGTGATGGAGCAAGTGTGACAGCCGATGCATTTGTCCAGGTTCAGGACCATGCCGATTTGTGAGCGAATCTTCATCTCAGTTCTCCTCGATATCGGTTGGCAGTGGACGCGGCAGATCATCGCCACTGGAACCGTCGAGCCAATCGACCTTGGCCATCTTGCGCACCACGACGAATTCGTCGCGGTTGCAACCGACCGTGCCGTAATAGTTGAAGCCATAGGCCTGCTGGGCGTAGCCACCGATCATGTGGGTGGGCTTGAGCACCACGCGGGTCACCGAGTTGTGGTGGCCACCACGGGTCTTGGTGGTTTCGGAACCTGGCACGTTCACGATCCGTTCCTGGGCGTGGTACATCATCACCATGCCCTCCTTGACCCGCTGGCTGACCACCGCCCGGGCGGTCAGCGCGCCGTTGGCGTTGAAGCATTCGATCCAGTCGTTGTCCTCGATGCCGGCGCGCCTGGCGTCGATTTCCGAAAGCCAGACAATCGGCCCGCCACGGCTCAAGGTCAGCATCAGCAGGTTGTCGCTGTAGGTGCTGTGGATGCCCCATTTCTGGTGCGGGGTGATCCAGTTCAGGACGATCTCGGTCTCGCCATTGCCGCGCTTGCCCTTCACGCCGGCGATGGTGCGGGTGTTGACCGGAGGCCGATAGCTCATCAGCTGCTCGCCGAACGCCTGCATCCAGGGGTGATCCTGGTAGAACTGCTGGCGACCGGTGATGGTGCGCCATGGAATCGACTCGTGGACGTTGGTGTAGCCGGCGTTGTAGCTCACATGGTCGTCTTCCAGGCCGGACCAGGTCGGGCTGGAAATGATCTTGCGCGGCTGGGCCTGGATGTCGCGGAAGCGAATGGCCTCATGCTCCTTGGAGACGGCCAGGTGGCTGTGGTCGATGCCGGTGAATTCCGACAGCGCCGCCCAGGCTTTCACCGCCACATGGCCGTTGGTTTCCGGAGCCAGGGACAGGATCACTTCGGCGGCGTCGATGGCGCTGTCGATCTTCGGCCGCCCTTGGCTGATACCGGCGTCCACTTCATGATGATTGAGCTCGCCGAGGAACTTCACCTCGGCGTCGGTGTTCCAGTTGATGCCCTTGCCGCCGTTGCCGAGTTTTTCCAGCATCGGGCCCAGGGAGGTGAATTGCTTGTAGATGTTGGGGTAGTCGCGCTCCACCACTTGCAGGTTCGGTGCGTTCTTGCCCGGTACCGGCGCCACACCGGCGCTTTTCCAGTCGGTCCCGCCAAATGGCTGGGCCAGTTCGCCAACGCTGTCGTGCATCAACGGTACGGTCACCAGGTCTTTTTCCACGCCCAGGTGTCCGACGGCCATGGCGGAAAACGCTTTGGCGATGCCCTTGTAGATTTCCCAGTCCGAGCGCGATTCCCAGGCCGGATCGATGGCGGCGGACAGCGGGTGGATGAACGGGTGCATGTCCGAGGTGTTCATGTCGTCTTTTTCGTACCAGGTAGCGGTCGGCAAGACGATGTCGGAATACACGCAGGTCGAGGACATGCGGAAGTCCAGGGTGGTCACCAGGTCGAGCTTGCCAATGGCACCCTCGTCGACCCATTCGGCTTCAGTGGGCTTGCAGTCACCGACCTGGCCGATGTCTTCGTTCATCACGCCGTTCTTGGTGCCCAGCAGGTACTTGAGCATGTACTCGTGGCCCTTGCCCGAGGAGCCCAGCAGGTTGGACCGCCAGATGAACATGTTGCGCGGGAAGTTCACCGGGCTGTCCGGTTGCTCGCAGGCAAAGCGCAGGGAGCCGTCCTGCAGCGACTTGACCACATAATCCTTGGGTTCCAGGCCCGCGGCGGCGGCATCGCGGCAGATGTGCAGCGGGTTGGTGTTGAGTTGCGGCGCGCTGGGCAACCAGCCGGCCCGTTCGGCGCGGATGTTGTAGTCCAGGGCGTGCTCGGGGAACTGCGACTTGTCGGCCAGGGGCGAAAGCACGTCGTGCATGCTCATCTTCTCGTGGCGCCATTGCGAGCTATGGCCATAGAAGAAGCTGGTGCCGTTCATCTGCCGGGGCGGACGGTTCCAGTCCAGGCCGAAGGCCAGGGGCAGCCAGCCGCATTGCGGACGCAGCTTTTCCTGGCCGACGTAGTGGGCCCAGCCGCCGCCGGTCTGGCCGATGCAACCGCAGAGCATGAGCATGTTGATCAGCCCGCGGTAGTTCATGTCCATGTGGTACCAGTGGTTCATCGCCGCCCCGACGATGATCATCGAGCGGCCACGGGTCTTGTCGGCGTTGTCGGCGAACTCGCGGGCGATCTGGATCGCCTTCTCGCGGCTCACACCAGTGATCTGCTCCTGCCAGGCTGGCGTACCGGGTACCGAGGCGTCGTCGTAGTCCTTGGCGACGTTGGCGCCCCCCAGGCCACGGTCGATGGCCAGGTTGGCCGCCGACAGGTCGAATACAGTGGCGACTTTCGCCACGCTGCCATCGGCCAGCACCACGCTGTGCACCGGCACCCTACGGAACTGCACCGCATCACCGGCCACGTGCTGGAAGTACTCCTGGGCTTCGCCGGCGAAGTACGGGAACGCCACCTCGGCGACGTCACCGCCGATCAGGCTCAGCTTGAGGTCGATTTCACGCCCCTCGCCGCCTTCACGGGGCAGGATGTTCCACTTGCCCTTCTCGCCCCAGCGATAGCCGATGGAACCCTGGGGGGA
This genomic interval carries:
- the narH gene encoding nitrate reductase subunit beta translates to MKIRSQIGMVLNLDKCIGCHTCSITCKNVWTSREGMEYAWFNNVESKPGIGYPKEWENQDKWKGGWVRNADGSINPRIGGKFRVLANIFANPDLPSLDDYYEPFDFDYQHLHTAPLGEHQPTARPRSVVSGKRMEKIEWGPNWEEILGTEFAKRRKDKNFDKVQADIYGEYENTFMMYLPRLCEHCLNPACAASCPSGAIYKREEDGIVLIDQEKCRGWRMCISGCPYKKIYFNWKSGKSEKCIFCYPRIEAGMPTVCAETCVGRIRYLGVLLYDADRISEVASTADEKDLYEKQLEIFLDPNDPAVIRQALADGVPQSVIDSAQRSPVYKMAVDWKLALPLHPEYRTLPMVWYVPPLSPIQNAAAAGTVGMNGVIPDVDSLRIPLRYLANMLTAGDEKPVRHALKRLLAMRAYKRSQQVDGVQDLQVLADVGLSVNQVEEMYRYLAIANYEDRFVVPSAHREDAMSDAFAERSGCGFSFGSGCSGSSDTNMFGGKKANRRDVIKTVQLWEE
- a CDS encoding nitrate reductase subunit alpha; protein product: MSHLLDQLRFFNRKQGEFSDGHGETRKESRDWENVYRSRWQYDKIVRSTHGVNCTGSCSWKIYVKNGLITWETQQTDYPRTRNDLPNHEPRGCPRGASYSWYIYSANRLKYPKIRKPLLKLWREARQTLPPVEAWASIVEDKAKADAYKSKRGMGGFIRSNWEEVNEIIAAANVYTVKTHGPDRVVGFSPIPAMSMVSYAAGSRYLSLIGGVCLSFYDWYCDLPPASPMVWGEQTDVPESADWYNSNYIIAWGSNVPQTRTPDAHFFTEVRYKGTKTVAITPDYSEVAKLTDLWLNPKQGTDAALAQAFNHVIFKEFHLDKPSAYFTEYAKRYTDLPVLVMLKPMLGAAPGAGYQPDRFLRASDLTDNLGQDNNPQWKTIALDTNGELVSPQGSIGYRWGEKGKWNILPREGGEGREIDLKLSLIGGDVAEVAFPYFAGEAQEYFQHVAGDAVQFRRVPVHSVVLADGSVAKVATVFDLSAANLAIDRGLGGANVAKDYDDASVPGTPAWQEQITGVSREKAIQIAREFADNADKTRGRSMIIVGAAMNHWYHMDMNYRGLINMLMLCGCIGQTGGGWAHYVGQEKLRPQCGWLPLAFGLDWNRPPRQMNGTSFFYGHSSQWRHEKMSMHDVLSPLADKSQFPEHALDYNIRAERAGWLPSAPQLNTNPLHICRDAAAAGLEPKDYVVKSLQDGSLRFACEQPDSPVNFPRNMFIWRSNLLGSSGKGHEYMLKYLLGTKNGVMNEDIGQVGDCKPTEAEWVDEGAIGKLDLVTTLDFRMSSTCVYSDIVLPTATWYEKDDMNTSDMHPFIHPLSAAIDPAWESRSDWEIYKGIAKAFSAMAVGHLGVEKDLVTVPLMHDSVGELAQPFGGTDWKSAGVAPVPGKNAPNLQVVERDYPNIYKQFTSLGPMLEKLGNGGKGINWNTDAEVKFLGELNHHEVDAGISQGRPKIDSAIDAAEVILSLAPETNGHVAVKAWAALSEFTGIDHSHLAVSKEHEAIRFRDIQAQPRKIISSPTWSGLEDDHVSYNAGYTNVHESIPWRTITGRQQFYQDHPWMQAFGEQLMSYRPPVNTRTIAGVKGKRGNGETEIVLNWITPHQKWGIHSTYSDNLLMLTLSRGGPIVWLSEIDARRAGIEDNDWIECFNANGALTARAVVSQRVKEGMVMMYHAQERIVNVPGSETTKTRGGHHNSVTRVVLKPTHMIGGYAQQAYGFNYYGTVGCNRDEFVVVRKMAKVDWLDGSSGDDLPRPLPTDIEEN